In Deltaproteobacteria bacterium, the genomic stretch TTAATACTGCCCAGACCTGGTCGAGTGACTGCCACGGGTTTATTATACTTTTCTTCATATTGAAGCTTAACTACTTTTTTTGCCTGGTCCTTAATTTGAGTGATCCTGCCCTTGTTATCATAGGATAACTCAATTTTCTGCCCTTCGGAGTTTTCAGCAAAATTTAAATTGCCTTTTGTATCATATTGAAACTTTGTAAATTTTGTGGAAACTTTTTTCCCTTTTTCATTTAAATTTTCGATAGTCACTTTGACGGGCTTTTTAATTGTCGCTCCGTACTCGAATATCAGTTTGTTACGATCCGTCGTTTTAGACCTTACCATCCCGTCGGTCGTGTACTCATAGGTCATTTTATTTCCATTTTTTCTAATGGAAATGGGTCTCCCAAAAACTTCGTGATAACTGATATCCATTTCATCATCATTTTCTTTGGATAACACTCGCGAAAGAATGAACTCACCATCAGGTTTTTGTTTATGCCAAAATTCATATCGACTTTGAGCCATTGTTTGTTTTCCACATACCTTTTTAACAGAAGACCAAAAATGACCCTTAGGATCTTTTTTATCTACCTCATAATTATATGTTTCTGTACATTTATCTCTATCGACAAACCCAATAACCCAATCATTATTTTGATTATATTTGATCTGCACAGTTGAACCATCGGTAAAAGTAATTTTAGTCACATTATGTAGATCATCATACTGATATTTAGTAGCAAATTTCTTTGAATCGAGAGAATAGGTTAAATCATCTGTATTTTGATATTGATATTCTGCCTTCAAAGAATTAGGTCCCAAGACTTGATGTACTTTTTTATTAGCTGGATAGTATTTAAAAGTTAATTTTCTTGAACTCGAATCAGAAACTTCTTTTAAAAGACCTAATTTATCATATTCGAGCTTTAACATATTGCTATTCTTATCATACATATGAGTCAGCTGTCCTTGGGGATTAAATCTTTGTTTGGATCCATCGGGAAGAGTTCGTTCATAATAAGTTGATTTGAATACAATGCTATCTACCTCTTTGCCATTTGCTAAAAATTTACTTCCATCACTTAATTTACTAACCATGCCGTATTTTTTTGCTTCTGCAGCCCTGGTTTCATCGTACTCCAGAAGTTCTTCTCTTCTCTTTTTGTAAAACTCTTCGTTTCTTCCTGAAGATTTTTCAGCTTTCATTTTTCCAATAACGAAATCGATGGTTTTTTCTACATCCTGTTTGCTTATTTCTCTTTGTGAAAAAACAAGCTCTGAACCCGCACCGCACTCTTTAACTTTCAAATTATTTTCACTGGTAATTTCCAATTTCGTTTCAAAGTTCGTACACCATCCAAAACCAAAAATTCCATTGAACAAAGTTCGACTATTGTAAGTTCTTTCTAATTTAAGATCATATCCTATTCCATCAAGGTGAAAATCCACCCATGTATTCGAATAATTGGCATTTTTCATATCCACAATGGAAAAGGCAGGAAGAGAAATAGTCAAAACGAGTAACGGCAACAACATCCATTTCATAATTGTATTTCCTTAATAAACTTCATACCTTGATTGTAACAATTTTTTTAATCCAAATTCCACCAATAACTTGCAAGACTAGCATTATAAAAATAAAAATATAGCCCATTGTCGTAGTGTACATTGGTCTGATAAAAGCTGGATCCATAAACAAAAATACAATAAAAATTACTAGAGGTACCAACATGACAATAATTCCCTGCATGACGCCCTTTGAAGTTATCGCGTCAATTTTTTTCTCAATTTTTTGTCTTTCCCTAATAACATAGACAATGGTCTCGAAGGTTTCGGCTAAATTGCCGCCCGTTTCCTTTAAAATATTAATTGAAGTCACAAACATTTGCACATCGGGTCTGGGTATTCTCTGTCCCAGTTTTGTTAGAGCTTCCTCAAAACTAGATCCTAATTGAGTTTCTGACACGATCGTTTGAAACTCCTGACTGACAGGATTTCCCATAATTTCGATAACTCTTTGCATGGATTGAATGGGGTTTGATCCTGTTTTAATTCCATTTGCCATGATGGTAAGAGCATCAACCATTTGAGTGACAAATCGTGAACATCTTTTTTCATAATTAGCCTTAACCAAGAGCAATGGAGCATTCCATCCTGCTATTCCAATGGATATTCCAAATAACAATCCAGACATAATATCAGGCCATAATAAAAAGAAAAAAACAGCACCCAGCCCGAAACTCATTCCATATAAAAGCCAAGTTACTTTTTTAGGCTCAACAGAAACGCCCATAAGTGAATAATACTTTAGTATAAGGTCCCTGGTACTAGTGGATTTTGTACTAAAATATTTTGAAAAAATACCCGTAAAGTTATAAACAGCAATCGCAATGGCGACCGTAACAACCGGAATAAAAATAAAAGGTTTAAACAAAAATTCCATTTTAGTCCTTTACCCACTTTTCTTTACAGTGGGGTTCGCGTTCAACGGAGCGTTCAAAGGTACATTTGGCTTGATCGCCTCAGCCAAAAATAATTCTTTAGGGACAATGACATTTTTTGCAGCTAACTTTTGAATGATTTTAGGAACATACCCTGTGGGTTGAAAATTTCCCAGTATTTTTCTTTTTGCATCATAACCCGATTCTTTAAAAATAAAAATTGGAGCTAACGTTACCGCGTCTCCCTGAATTCCATCGACTTCCGTTATAGAAAGAATTTTTCTCGTACCATCACTCAGCCTTGAAATCTGCACAATAATGTGAACAGCACTTGAAATTTGTTCTCTGATAGCTCGAGCCGGCAAATCCATTCCAGCCATCATACAAAGAGTCTCCAAGCGAGAGATACACTCCTTGGCGCTGTTTGCATGAGTGGTTGTCATTGAACCATCGTGACCTGTATTCATGGCTTGAAGCATATCAAGGGCTGCGCCATCACGACATTCACCCACAACGATTCTATCAGGGCGCATCCGTAAAGCATTTTTTATCAAATCTCTGATATGAATGGCATTAGTCCCTTCCATCGAGGTAGGTCGGGTTTCGAGCCTGACCACGTGCTCTTGCTGCAATTGCAGCTCCGCCGCA encodes the following:
- a CDS encoding type II secretion system F family protein, translated to MEFLFKPFIFIPVVTVAIAIAVYNFTGIFSKYFSTKSTSTRDLILKYYSLMGVSVEPKKVTWLLYGMSFGLGAVFFFLLWPDIMSGLLFGISIGIAGWNAPLLLVKANYEKRCSRFVTQMVDALTIMANGIKTGSNPIQSMQRVIEIMGNPVSQEFQTIVSETQLGSSFEEALTKLGQRIPRPDVQMFVTSINILKETGGNLAETFETIVYVIRERQKIEKKIDAITSKGVMQGIIVMLVPLVIFIVFLFMDPAFIRPMYTTTMGYIFIFIMLVLQVIGGIWIKKIVTIKV
- a CDS encoding RHS repeat protein, translating into MKWMLLPLLVLTISLPAFSIVDMKNANYSNTWVDFHLDGIGYDLKLERTYNSRTLFNGIFGFGWCTNFETKLEITSENNLKVKECGAGSELVFSQREISKQDVEKTIDFVIGKMKAEKSSGRNEEFYKKRREELLEYDETRAAEAKKYGMVSKLSDGSKFLANGKEVDSIVFKSTYYERTLPDGSKQRFNPQGQLTHMYDKNSNMLKLEYDKLGLLKEVSDSSSRKLTFKYYPANKKVHQVLGPNSLKAEYQYQNTDDLTYSLDSKKFATKYQYDDLHNVTKITFTDGSTVQIKYNQNNDWVIGFVDRDKCTETYNYEVDKKDPKGHFWSSVKKVCGKQTMAQSRYEFWHKQKPDGEFILSRVLSKENDDEMDISYHEVFGRPISIRKNGNKMTYEYTTDGMVRSKTTDRNKLIFEYGATIKKPVKVTIENLNEKGKKVSTKFTKFQYDTKGNLNFAENSEGQKIELSYDNKGRITQIKDQAKKVVKLQYEEKYNKPVAVTRPGLGSIKVTYKPNGDINKVDSKEGPSVAMQVASTFNNLLDIIAPATQELFL